The proteins below are encoded in one region of Aquisphaera giovannonii:
- a CDS encoding PepSY-associated TM helix domain-containing protein: MATTHSQHVRRQLSLRVVKVARWLHIYASMLGLAAVLFFSATGITLNHPDWFFGERASSTSAEGTIDLALLHVKTAAPGPARPPSEPSDPAEPAEDPPPPDLSAEVAKLEVVEALRTAHGIGGALVDFKVDEQECSVTFKGPGYSADAFIDRESGKYTLTESRHGVVAVLNDLHKGRDTGPVWSAVIDVSAVVLVFISLTGLILLFYLKLRRVPGVVVAIAGTLLVLALYYWGVP, translated from the coding sequence ATGGCGACGACCCATTCGCAACACGTCCGCCGCCAGCTCTCGCTGCGCGTCGTCAAGGTTGCCCGATGGCTGCATATCTACGCGTCGATGCTCGGCCTGGCGGCCGTGCTCTTCTTCAGCGCGACGGGGATCACGCTCAACCACCCGGACTGGTTCTTCGGCGAGCGGGCGTCGAGCACGTCCGCGGAGGGGACGATCGACCTCGCCCTGCTCCACGTGAAGACCGCCGCCCCGGGGCCCGCGCGGCCGCCGTCGGAACCGTCCGATCCCGCGGAGCCCGCCGAGGATCCGCCGCCCCCGGACCTCTCGGCGGAGGTGGCGAAGCTCGAGGTCGTCGAGGCGCTGCGGACGGCCCACGGCATCGGCGGGGCGCTCGTCGACTTCAAGGTGGACGAGCAGGAGTGCTCCGTCACGTTCAAGGGGCCGGGCTATTCGGCGGATGCGTTCATCGACCGGGAGTCGGGCAAGTACACGCTGACGGAATCGCGCCACGGCGTCGTCGCCGTGCTCAATGACCTGCACAAGGGGCGCGACACCGGCCCGGTCTGGTCCGCGGTCATCGACGTGTCGGCCGTCGTCCTCGTCTTCATCTCGCTGACGGGCCTGATCCTCCTCTTCTACCTCAAGCTACGCCGCGTGCCCGGCGTGGTCGTGGCGATCGCCGGCACGCTCCTCGTCCTGGCCCTCTACTACTGGGGCGTGCCCTGA
- a CDS encoding VOC family protein: MPAPHDATPSVYPCLRYRDAVAAIAWLEEVFGFEERMAMENPDGTIAHAELKLGPGYVMLGSAHKDAEGNIPTPPPGPREAWQSVYIALDDVDGHHERARAAGAVVTAEPYDTDYGSREYSARDPEGYLWTFGTYRPAR, encoded by the coding sequence ATGCCAGCGCCGCACGATGCCACGCCGAGCGTCTATCCGTGCCTCCGCTATCGCGATGCCGTCGCGGCCATCGCCTGGCTGGAGGAGGTCTTCGGGTTCGAGGAGCGGATGGCCATGGAGAACCCCGACGGCACGATCGCCCACGCCGAGCTGAAGCTCGGGCCGGGGTACGTCATGCTCGGCTCGGCCCACAAGGACGCGGAGGGGAACATCCCCACGCCCCCGCCCGGGCCCCGCGAGGCGTGGCAGAGCGTCTACATCGCCCTCGACGACGTGGACGGACATCACGAGAGGGCCCGCGCCGCCGGCGCCGTGGTCACGGCCGAGCCGTACGACACCGACTATGGCTCGCGGGAATACAGCGCGAGGGATCCGGAGGGCTACCTCTGGACGTTCGGGACCTACCGGCCGGCGAGGTAG
- a CDS encoding class I SAM-dependent methyltransferase has protein sequence MPPESSESSESNEPGLPAYAATMAAYHRAFEPELVEIVESLPIRRGQTVLDFACGDGAYAGWLARRVGASGRVIAMDLSPAYLGAARRNLAARPELAARVRLVRADAGRSPLRDGSVDLTWCAQSLYSLPDPVEAIRRMAAATRPGGLVAVFENDEMHHVLFPWPAEAELAFRRAELAGFSAESDRPWKFYVGRRLLRVFREAGLADVALRCFAFTRQAPLDAAAREFFAGFLENLRDRAGLFLEPDLRTLLEGMTTPGSGRFLLDDPDLCVTCVNHVAVGVRP, from the coding sequence ATGCCGCCCGAGTCGAGCGAGTCCAGCGAATCCAACGAGCCGGGGCTCCCCGCCTACGCGGCGACGATGGCGGCGTATCATCGCGCCTTCGAGCCGGAGCTGGTCGAGATCGTCGAGTCCCTGCCGATCCGTCGTGGCCAGACCGTGCTGGACTTCGCCTGCGGCGACGGGGCGTACGCGGGTTGGCTCGCCCGCCGGGTGGGGGCGTCGGGCCGCGTGATCGCGATGGACCTCTCGCCGGCCTACCTGGGGGCGGCCCGGCGCAACCTCGCGGCGCGGCCCGAGCTGGCGGCCCGGGTGCGGCTCGTCCGGGCGGACGCGGGGCGTTCGCCGCTCCGGGACGGCTCGGTCGACCTGACCTGGTGCGCCCAGAGCCTCTACAGCCTCCCGGATCCCGTGGAGGCGATCCGGCGGATGGCCGCCGCGACCCGGCCCGGCGGGCTCGTCGCGGTCTTCGAGAACGACGAGATGCACCACGTCCTGTTCCCCTGGCCGGCGGAGGCGGAGCTGGCCTTCCGCCGGGCCGAGCTCGCGGGGTTCTCGGCCGAGTCCGACCGGCCCTGGAAGTTCTACGTCGGCCGGCGGCTCCTGCGCGTCTTCCGCGAGGCCGGCCTCGCCGACGTCGCCCTGCGGTGCTTCGCCTTCACCCGGCAGGCGCCGCTGGATGCGGCCGCGCGGGAGTTCTTCGCGGGGTTCCTGGAGAACCTCCGCGACCGCGCCGGGCTGTTCCTGGAACCGGACCTGCGCACGCTGCTCGAGGGCATGACCACGCCGGGTTCGGGCCGATTCCTCCTGGACGACCCCGACCTCTGCGTGACGTGCGTGAACCACGTGGCGGTCGGCGTCAGGCCGTGA
- the def gene encoding peptide deformylase, with the protein MPILRQIAQLGQPVLREPAREVELPAGEEVRGLCQDMLATLREANGVGIAAPQVYSPLAIFIVASRPNARYPDAPQMEPEVVINPEIVERSAEMAKDWEGCLSIPGIRGQVPRHRRIVARYRTLDGEHVERAFTDFVARVFQHEDDHLRGIVFLDRLESPRDIITEREFQRLIAK; encoded by the coding sequence ATGCCGATCCTGAGACAGATCGCCCAGCTCGGCCAGCCGGTCCTCCGCGAGCCGGCGCGGGAGGTTGAGCTGCCGGCCGGCGAGGAGGTCCGCGGCCTCTGCCAGGACATGCTGGCGACGCTCCGCGAGGCCAACGGCGTGGGGATCGCCGCGCCGCAGGTGTACTCGCCCCTCGCGATCTTCATCGTCGCCTCGCGGCCGAACGCGCGCTACCCCGACGCGCCGCAGATGGAGCCGGAGGTCGTCATCAACCCGGAGATCGTCGAGCGGTCGGCCGAGATGGCGAAGGACTGGGAAGGCTGCCTGAGCATCCCCGGGATCCGCGGCCAGGTCCCGCGCCATCGCCGCATCGTCGCCCGCTACCGGACCCTCGACGGCGAGCACGTCGAGCGTGCGTTCACCGACTTCGTCGCCCGGGTCTTCCAGCACGAGGACGACCACCTCCGCGGCATCGTCTTCCTCGACCGCCTGGAGAGCCCCCGCGACATCATCACCGAGCGTGAGTTCCAGCGGTTGATCGCGAAGTGA
- a CDS encoding PcfJ domain-containing protein: MDARPKSNKQKRQELKEKQARRAVRAAEQRESPRAKAAALTARADWSLRRAKGMHRNLPRFLERLEAETMPSTRAANGLEHLAALYGTVNRAKPNQYPLVPDAAAFRRLVEVCWERTDFLRGQDAGTFGNALLALSAHAGAWVRLPGPWTPKTHNASRQFHSLLRHLLALYDVPTFLNSAWTEGLTPAGVVHQRWFIRVAQGRNLRDAEGLPFPLTKKQAHYYLQAPSDFDAMRAFRWAQLRDMGADERFIRHVVATRLGQSFDHEDFWVTVLRWLVDQPMLDHTQYGPIVDYLHNRRFVANTPNPLGNQPGQPLLVPSQPNLSMKGRDAEGLLRAVADWHRRLGGAGHGPDFSWTPVMLPAFQHEEGEGKSRKVYVITQLTSAHALQGEGRVMGHCVASYAQSCRAGRCSIWSLRMIDAMGLETRLVTLEVDNASRQVVQARRKFNAMPGEKELLLLHRWASAGGPTLSRWATR, encoded by the coding sequence ATGGACGCCAGGCCGAAGTCGAACAAGCAGAAGCGACAGGAGCTGAAGGAGAAGCAGGCCCGCAGGGCCGTGCGCGCGGCGGAGCAGCGGGAAAGCCCCCGGGCCAAGGCCGCGGCGCTCACGGCCCGCGCCGACTGGTCGCTCCGGCGGGCGAAGGGCATGCACCGCAACCTGCCCCGGTTCCTGGAGCGGCTCGAGGCCGAGACCATGCCCAGCACGCGGGCGGCCAACGGGCTGGAGCACCTCGCGGCGCTCTACGGCACGGTGAACCGGGCGAAGCCCAACCAGTACCCGCTGGTGCCCGACGCGGCGGCCTTCCGCCGCCTCGTCGAGGTCTGCTGGGAGCGGACGGACTTCCTCCGCGGCCAGGACGCCGGGACCTTCGGGAATGCGCTGCTGGCCCTCTCCGCGCACGCGGGGGCCTGGGTCCGGCTGCCGGGCCCCTGGACCCCGAAGACCCACAACGCGTCCCGGCAGTTCCACTCGCTGCTGCGGCACCTGCTGGCACTCTACGACGTGCCGACGTTCCTGAACTCGGCCTGGACCGAGGGGCTCACGCCGGCCGGCGTGGTGCACCAGCGATGGTTCATCCGGGTCGCCCAGGGCCGGAACCTGCGCGACGCGGAGGGCCTGCCGTTCCCGCTCACGAAGAAGCAGGCGCACTACTACCTCCAGGCGCCCTCCGACTTCGACGCGATGCGGGCCTTCCGGTGGGCCCAGCTCCGGGACATGGGGGCGGATGAGCGGTTCATCCGCCACGTCGTCGCCACGCGGCTCGGGCAGTCGTTCGATCACGAGGACTTCTGGGTCACCGTGCTCCGCTGGCTCGTCGACCAGCCGATGCTCGACCACACGCAGTACGGGCCGATCGTGGACTACCTGCACAACCGCCGCTTCGTCGCGAACACGCCCAACCCGCTGGGGAACCAGCCGGGGCAGCCGCTGCTCGTGCCGTCGCAGCCGAACCTGTCGATGAAGGGCCGCGACGCCGAGGGCCTCCTCCGCGCCGTGGCCGACTGGCACCGCCGGCTCGGCGGCGCCGGGCACGGGCCGGACTTCTCCTGGACCCCCGTCATGCTGCCGGCGTTCCAGCACGAGGAGGGCGAGGGCAAGTCCAGGAAGGTCTACGTCATCACCCAGCTCACGAGCGCGCACGCCCTCCAGGGCGAGGGCCGGGTCATGGGGCACTGCGTGGCGTCCTACGCCCAGTCGTGCCGCGCGGGCCGGTGCTCGATCTGGTCGCTGCGGATGATCGACGCGATGGGCCTGGAAACGAGGCTCGTCACCCTCGAGGTGGACAATGCCTCCCGCCAGGTCGTCCAGGCCCGGCGGAAGTTCAACGCCATGCCGGGCGAGAAGGAGCTCCTCCTCCTCCACCGCTGGGCCTCCGCCGGCGGGCCTACCCTGTCGCGGTGGGCCACCCGCTGA